The following are encoded in a window of Penaeus vannamei isolate JL-2024 chromosome 17, ASM4276789v1, whole genome shotgun sequence genomic DNA:
- the Sbf gene encoding myotubularin-related protein 13 isoform X1: MSRLADYFAIVGYDHTKDRNGIGSGKIIQRFPERDWPDTPFIESLELFCQPQGWALSTERQEPKFFVSVLTDIDAKRHYCAVLCFNEAVSITPSKPTDEEDDSVDLGSGGVRGVGPPVPLITHHSIMYAPKCLVLISTLDYFETFRNCMGIVYTVYMEGLGVSMETLIGNMVGYVQVPPPGGPQVRFSIGAGDRQALQPPASPTLPVTGTTVLSLFNQLGIKNVLVLFCAALTEHKILFHSQSYNRLTESCHALKALLYPFKYSHVYIPILPASLVEVLSTPTPFIMGVHSHLQHDVVELMDVIVADLDGGSIRVPESLTVSLLPEPFWSQTHAALSKVLHPDLSTADNAFPSSAGIRASPHIVMDKEIRAVFMRMFAELLQGYRSCLTIIRIHSKPVITFHKASFLGNRGMVDNEFVGKVLDCMFFTTFVTERGPPWRVCDLWDDLYSGIGDQLRLEQHDSRMLLVHIQELGQQLYSNENPNPQPFVAKIPKPTEGSFTRIHQPVFPHIDVQQVQSIIDEGTAKKVKIPQKVGQPRIVPMGPHISSLQSGRGLVSSSARRLEVMRNCVNCIFENKISDARKTFPAVLRALKSKAARLALCTELSHHVQGNKAVLEHQQFDLVVRLMNCALQDDSPMDEHGVAAALLPLSTAFCRKLCTGVIQFAYTCIQDHSVWGNQQFWEAAFYQDVQKEIKSLYQDRSQQASRTSLSSDSSCIKDPSLSPVNPRDPSDSGSWKESRLSFLRPHESSALEIAAEQMRLWPNIETRKQREIVEQEESTLYSQAIHYANRMVFLRVPIDVNAATHRRTFNERDTASNSITNSMAESDSLDAESGFEDQEQSDREASVVRFVARFVDKVCTEGGVTEEHIKSLHQMIPGVVAMHVEMLDAVYKESKRLPPIQKSTIFIRRDAYRQSTDGTYKPDPRYTEIVHGQPKILLPSLVPGEEVVYEGLRVYLLPDGREDATGGSIGGPILLPAEGALFLTNYRLIFKGLPTDPYACEQVVVRSMPVSSITREKRVPANQHPGPMDQWLSEGLQIRSNTFQLIKVAFDEEVSPESIETMRKMINRLRHPPYIMNLFAFVGHSHVPQTPSRQQKDKPGYGTLRGFAKKTLMKTAKVAGLKSGKGNKRNKYHFPSNNKSMTSPGRMSLAQMANMDLSNENLAIDDDLSVVDEHEASGLSNGSTGQLSVGGLVGVREVDSKTLEKLSERSYHKDYMRLGLGSLASNSTTVPPRTKSDFRITTCNVNYQLCRSYPALLSVPPNTGDDSIHRLARCYRQNRLPVITWRHPRNKALLLRGASFHGKGVMSMLKGPPTTTGTTSEVSYSVEQEKYLAAVVQATPLSVLREGSTWRLTGSSPSINSLVLAAGGATLEVPPYHPTYPTLTPEVGRKSNPLSKAMNTLRTSGGKGTGRMGRWGSLRGARPGVPSSGGVGGTLGTLRHHPTSTPALRSSINTGPRLSVDSTDMGTEAVQSFHKAALYVFGEKTQIKGIKTDAYHKTEFIPVEYTEVRQIKSSFKKLMRACVPSSPAAEQEQSFFRAIENSEWLNQLETLLQVAGAIVDLIDLLGASVMLLLEDGWDFTAQVTSIAQLCLDPYYRTIEGFRVLIEKEWLAFGHRFNHRSNLLQGSQASGFAPIFLQFLDAVHQIQRQFPLSFEFNEYYLRFLAYHYVSARFRTFLSDSELERAELGIMTEEDKRGSLSRHHKGLEASQDDDIYPGGGRVSSPGSSGHLGTSVFDYIEKHSGRHSSFYNFLYVGDRISDSAVLRPVKELSALQLWSYLIGEELRHGPSYDPEVRSLDRQQEEEAEAADGTTTTSQRRIVISGYDCVWGVQADTFTAQLEELRHLELELGHLPQKWNVHWDKLELPPPEQLTRQVSMTTQMVRHHGRSVHKRSTIEILIRGKTSSSAGGGGDTPQGCYSHPHRFEKYNYTTPSYCDHCSSLLWGPLKTGMRCMDCGYNCHEKCIESVPKNCTRFKSVRESGVSIQTSTKPTSLDNTSVGSGVTSLQTTSHQYYEQFSSNVAENRTHEGYLWKRGSLLKNWKQRWFVLDSMKHQLRYYDSMEDSHCKGIIELSDVVAVVPSGPTQGAPKKVDERAFFDLQTKRRLYNFCASDGAAAQEWIEKIQSCLQ, from the exons GAAATGGCATTGGTAGCGGTAAAATCATTCAGCGGTTCCCTGAAAGGGACTGGCCGGACACTCCATTTATTGAGAGCCTGGAGCTG TTCTGTCAACCACAAGGGTGGGCACTGTCGACAGAACGGCAAGAGCCAAAATTCTTTGTATCGGTGCTGACAGATATTGATGCAAAACGACACTACTGTGCAGTTCTTTGTTTTAATGAGGCAGTCTCTATCACACCCAGCAAACCAACTGATGAA GAGGATGACAGCGTGGATTTGGGTAGTGGGGGAGTGCGTGGTGTGGGCCCCCCTGTGCCTCTCATCACCCACCACTCCATTATGTATGCCCCTAAGTGCCTGGTCCTTATTTCTACGCTTGACTACTTTGAGACTTTTAGG AATTGTATGGGCATTGTGTACACAGTGTATATGGAAGGGCTAGGTGTAAGCATGGAGACGCTGATAGGCAACATGGTGGGTTATGTTCAGGTACCTCCACCAGGGGGACCGCAG GTTCGGTTCAGCATTGGTGCAGGAGATAGACAAGCTCTCCAGCCTCCAGCTTCTCCAACTCTTCCTGTCACCGGTACTACTGTTCTTAGCCTCTTCAACCAATTAG gaATCAAGAATGTTTTGGTGCTGTTTTGCGCTGCCCTCACCGAACACAAGATTCTCTTCCACAGTCAATCTTACAATCGACTTACAGAGTCCTGTCATGCCCTTAAagcccttctctatcccttcaa GTACTCCCATGTCTACATTCCAATTCTGCCAGCATCTTTGGTTGAAGTTTTGTCCACTCCAACACCCTTCATCATGGGAGTTCATTCTCACCTCCAACACGATGTTGTTGAACTG ATGGATGTAATTGTTGCCGATCTTGATGGAGGATCTATCCGTGTCCCAGAAAGTCTGACGGTGTCTCTCTTGCCAGAGCCATTCTGGAGCCAGACCCACGCTGCTCTCTCAAAG GTGCTTCATCCTGATCTCAGCACCGCAGACAATGCCTTTCCCTCAAGTGCTGGTATCAGGGCCTCTCCGCATATTGTGATGGACAAAGAAATCAGAGCTGTGTTCATGCGCATGTTTGCAGAGTTGTTACAGGGTTACCGATCATGTCTCACCATTATCAGGATACATTCAAAACCAGTCATTACCTTCCACAAG GCATCTTTCCTTGGTAACCGTGGAATGGTGGACAACGAGTTTGTGGGCAAGGTCTTAGACTGCATGTTCTTCACCACATTTGTCACAGAGAGAGGCCCCCCCTGGAGAGTCTGTGACCTATGGGATGACCTCTACTCTGGCATTGGGGACCAACTACGTCTGGAGCAACATGATAGTCGAATGCTTCTAGTCCATATTCAG GAACTTGGTCAGCAGCTGTACAGCAATGAAAACCCAAACCCACAGCCATTTGTTGCCAAGATTCCTAAGCCCACTGAGGGTTCATTTACACGTATCCATCAACCAGTCTTCCCACATATAGATGTTCAGCAGGTCCAAAGTATCATTGATGAAGGCACTGCCAAAAAAGTGAA AATCCCACAAAAAGTGGGCCAGCCAAGAATTGTTCCTATGGGCCCCCATATTTCTAGTCTCCAGTCTGGCAGAGGATTAGTTTCAAGTTCTGCAAGAAGATTAGAG GTTATGAGGAATTGTGTGAACTGCATATTTGAGAACAAAATAAGTGACGCTAGAAAGACATTCCCTGCAGTATTAAGAGCATTAAAGAGTAAAGCAGCTCGCTTGGCTCTGTGCACAGAGTTAAGTCACCATGTCCAGGGCAATAAAGCTGTTTTAGAACACCAGCAGTTCGATTTAGTGGTTAGGCTAATGAATTGTGCACTGCAG GATGATTCTCCAATGGATGAGCATGGTGTTGCAGCTGCTCTGCTTCCTTTATCCACAGCCTTCTGTCGGAAATTATGTACAGGAGTCATACAGTTTGCCTATACTTGCATACAG GATCATTCAGTTTGGGGCAATCAGCAGTTCTGGGAAGCAGCGTTTTATCAAGATGTTCAGAAGGAGATCAAGAGCTTGTACCAAGATCGATCTCAGCAAGCCAGTCGGACTTCACTCTCATCTGATTCGTCTTGTATTAAGGATCCGTCGTTAAGTCCTGTGAACCCAAGagat CCCTCAGATTCTGGTTCTTGGAAGGAGTCCAGATTGTCCTTTCTCAGACCACATGAGTCCTCAGCTTTAGAAATTGCAGCAGAGCAGATGAGGCTCTGGCCTAATATTGAAACAA GAAAACAACGGGAAATAGTGGAACAAGAGGAGTCCACTCTATACTCTCAGGCAATCCATTATGCAAATAGGATGGTGTTCCTTAGAGTTCCCATAGATGTTAATGCAGCCACACATAGACGTACCTTCAACGAACGTGACACTGCCAGTAACAGTATTACAAATAG CATGGCAGAGAGTGATAGTTTAGATGCTGAGTCCGGCTTTGAAGACCAAGAACAGAGTGACCGTGAAGCCAGCGTAGTGCGCTTTGTGGCAAGATTTGTTGACAAAGTATGCACGGAAGGTGGTGTGACAG aGGAACACATCAAGTCGCTACACCAAATGATACCAGGAGTTGTAGCTATGCATGTGGAGATGCTGGATGCTGTGTACAAAGAATCTAAGCGTTTACCACCAATACAGAAG TCCACCATATTCATCAGACGTGATGCTTATAGACAAAGTACTGATGGTACGTACAAACCTGACCCAAGATACACAGAAATTGTCCATGGGCAG CCCAAGATATTATTGCCATCGTTAGTGCCGGGTGAAGAAGTAGTGTATGAAGGCTTGAGGGTTTACCTGCTTCCGGATGGGAGAGAAGATGCTACAGGTGGTAGTATTGGAGGCCCAATACTGTTGCCTGCTGAAGGAGCACTGTTCCTCACTAACTACAGACTCATATTCAAGGGTCTGCCTACAGACCCATATG CTTGCGAACAAGTTGTTGTTAGATCTATGCCAGTCTCCTCCATCACACGAGAGAAGAGAGTCCCTGCAAACCAGCACCCAGGACCCATGGATCAGTGGTTGAGTGAAGGCCTTCAGATACGCTCAAATACCTTCCAG TTAATCAAAGTGGCTTTTGATGAAGAGGTCTCACCTGAAAGCATAGAAACAATGCGCAAGATGATAAACCGGCTACGACATCCACCATACATAATGAATCTCTTTGCCTTTGTGGGCCACAGTCATGTTCCACAAACACCAAGTAGACAACAGAAAGATAAGCCAGGATATGGAACATTAAG AGGTTTTGCCAAGAAGACATTAATGAAGACGGCAAAGGTAGCTGGACTGAAATCTGGTAAAGGTAACAAACGGAACAAGTATCACTTCCCAAGCAACAATAAATCAATGACTTCTCCAGGGAGAATGAGTTTAGCCCAAATGGCCAACATGGACCTCAGCAATGAGAACCTGGCCATAGATGATGATCTGTCCG TTGTTGATGAGCATGAAGCCTCTGGACTCAGCAATGGTTCTACAGGGCAGTTGtctgtgggtgggttggtgggagtGCGAGAGGTAGACAGTAAGACTCTGGAGAAGCTATCTGAACGGAGCTACCACAAAGACTACATGCGCTTGGGGCTTGGCAGTCTAGCAAGTAACTCCACCACTGTACCTCCAAGGACAAAGTCAGACTTCAGAATCACTACTTGTAATGTCAATTATCAACTATGTAGAAG TTATCCAGCCCTGTTGTCTGTGCCCCCCAACACGGGTGATGACAGCATTCACCGTCTAGCACGATGTTATCGCCAAAATCGCTTGCCAGTTATTACTTGGAGACACCCACGCAACAAGGCTTTACTTCTGCGGGGTGCTAGCTTCCATGGCAAAGGTGTAATGAGCATGCTAAAAGGACCTCCAACAACAACAG GCACAACAAGTGAGGTATCATATTCAGTAGAGCAAGAGAAGTACCTTGCAGCAGTTGTACAAGCAACGCCTCTGTCCGTCCTGAGAGAAGGGTCCACTTGGCGACTCACAGGCTCTTCACCCTCAATCAACTCCTTGGTGCTGGCTGCGGGGGGTGCAACCTTGGAAGTCCCCCCCTACCATCCCACTTACCCCACACTCACACCAGAAGTGGGACGCAAGTCAAATCCCTTATCGAAGGCTATGAACACATTACG GACAAGCGGGGGCAAGGGTACTGGCAGGATGGGTCGGTGGGGCTCCCTGCGTGGAGCACGACCAGGTGTGCCGTCCagtgggggtgtaggagggacCTTAGGGACCCTCCGCCACCACCCCACATCCACCCCTGCCCTTCGTTCCAGCATCAACACGGGGCCAAGGCTCTCTGTGGACTCAACGGACATGGGAACAGAAGCCGTGCAATCCTTCCACAAAGCTGCTCTCTATGTGTTTGGAGAAAAGACACAAATTAAG GGCATCAAGACAGATGCTTACCACAAGACAGAGTTCATCCCCGTTGAGTACACAGAGGTGCGCCAAATCAAGTCCTCTTTCAAGAAGCTAATGAGAGCCTGTGTACCCTCCTCTCCAGCTGCTGAACAAGAACAGTCCTTCTTCAG AGCAATTGAGAATAGTGAATGGTTGAATCAGCTGGAGACCCTCCTGCAGGTAGCAGGGGCCATTGTTGACCTGATTGATTTGTTAGGAGCATCAGTTATGCTTCTCCTAGAGGATGGATGGGACTTCACTGCTCAG GTAACCAGCATAGCTCAACTCTGCTTGGATCCATACTACCGCACTATTGAAGGGTTCAGAGTCCTGATTGAGAAAGAGTGGCTTGCATTTGGTCATCGATTCAATCACCGCTCAAATCTCCTCCAGGGATCCCAAGCTAGTGGCTTTGCTCCTATATTCCTACAATTTCTAGATGCTGTCCATCAG ATCCAGCGGCAGTTTCCCTTATCTTTTGAATTCAATGAATACTACCTCCGTTTTTTGGCTTACCACTATGTATCAGCTCGTTTCCGCACATTCTTGAGTGATTCAGAACTAGAGAGGGCAGAGTTGGGCATCATGACAGAGGAAGACAAGCGAGGTTCCTTGTCAAGACACCACAAAGGTTTAGAGGCATCGCAGGATGATGACATTTATCCAGGAG GAGGAAGAGTGTCATCACCAGGTTCTTCAGGACACTTAGGCACATCTGTATTTGACTACATAGAGAAACACAGTGGTCGCCACTCCAGCTTTTACAATTTCCTTTACGTTGGAGACAGAATTAGTGATTCTGCA GTATTGAGGCCAGTGAAGGAGTTGAGTGCACTTCAGTTGTGGAGCTACTTGATAGGAGAAGAACTACGCCATGGCCCTTCTTATGACCCTGAGGTGCGCAGCCTTGACCGACaacaagaggaggaagcagaagctgCAGATGGCACAACAACCACTTCCCAACGCAGGATTGTTATTAGTGG ATATGATTGTGTGTGGGGAGTCCAGGCAGATACTTTCACAGCACAGCTGGAGGAGTTGCGTCATTTGGAGCTGGAACTGGGACATCTCCCCCAGAAGTGGAACGTGCACTGGGATAAGTTGGAATTGCCTCCACCTGAACAGCTGACA CGTCAGGTGTCCATGACCACACAGATGGTTCGGCACCATGGGCGAAGTGTGCACAAACGCAGCACCATCGAGATATTAATCCGAGGGAAGACCAGCAGCAgtgcaggtggaggaggtgaCACACCACAGGGCTGCTACTCCCATCCTCACCGCTTTGAGAAATACAATTACACAACACCTTCGTATTGCGACCATTGCTCATCTCTCTTGTGGGGCCCCTTGAAG